A segment of the Nasonia vitripennis strain AsymCx chromosome 2, Nvit_psr_1.1, whole genome shotgun sequence genome:
ACCAAAAATACCATGAAATACTATactaatcattaataaaacttTGTTTTTACTGAACTGTAACAAAGCAATTTCTAATCAATcgtgagaaaaataaaaaattgacaaaGTTGCAAACTAATGAAATCAAGTTGTAGCTTTCTTCGCCTATATACTTACATATAAATCCACGAGGGCTCTGCTGCGTCAGCTTGACGCAGAATGTGCCGGGCGTTTTGGAGTCATCGCTAGTGCATTCCACGGGAACGTTCCTCTCTTTGTCGAATTTCGAATAGGTGCCGCAGTTGTCCACACCTTCCGGATCTGAGTCACTGCTGCACTGGTAGCATTTTATGCCAAAACTGCCTGAAATACACAATTATTTGTTCAACAACTATTTTCCTCGTATGCATATTTTCTTAAACGAAATTTTGAATCACCGGTttcttttttacaattaaaaaatctgaGCATATTTTAagacgtttttaaaataaattcgtaCACGTCGTACCTATTGTGAAAAAGGCCAAAATCGTAAGTACGACAATGAAAGATCGTTGGTAGCACAGCATTTTTCGTTGATTAAAAGTTTGAACGTAACGCGAGGACAGAGACAAACTCACACGCAGGCAGTCGCTGTTGCACTACTGATGCACGTCATTTTCGGATGGTCGGCTTAGGTACTATGGGCCCCTCTTATGTGCACAGGTTGAAATACAGCGCAGGGCTGCGTTTACCTGCTGGCCGATGTCCCGCGTGATATGCCTGACTGTTGCATTCCGGCCCTTTTCCAAAGGTATTTCCAATTCCACGCATACGCGCACGtgttcgtattattttttacgtaACATGTTTTTCATGAAACGTAAAATCGATTGAACAGACTTGAAATTGATTACGCGAGAGTAGAAAGATGGTGCTTTAAAATAGCTCTAACGAATGACAAAAAAAGGGACGTTCCATTAACCACGCGAGCAAGAAAAACAAATGTAACGCTTTCAATTAGAATCTAAAATGTTTACCTTACTGACAAAAAAATAGAAAGCCAACCTGAAGAATTTCGTTAATCTAAACGCTCGGTGTCTCTATCTTGCTCGTAATACATTCTAGCCCTGAGTGTGCCGAGCAAAAAGGCAAGAGCATCGAGAAAA
Coding sequences within it:
- the LOC103318135 gene encoding uncharacterized protein LOC103318135, translated to MLCYQRSFIVVLTILAFFTIGSFGIKCYQCSSDSDPEGVDNCGTYSKFDKERNVPVECTSDDSKTPGTFCVKLTQQSPRGFIWDGRWKKVIRRCASVASTGVTGVCNWGVYDNGVYWQECSCSNDLCNSAANLNLSFVAILAIFATFLFLR